From Triticum aestivum cultivar Chinese Spring chromosome 4A, IWGSC CS RefSeq v2.1, whole genome shotgun sequence, a single genomic window includes:
- the LOC123085254 gene encoding probable receptor-like serine/threonine-protein kinase At4g34500, with the protein MDAAGPPPAASGSGRSFLGLSTAAEAALAGAAVLLLVVAAASIAAYLARRRGGGRGAKPQSSRVDHALSSGSLLPTSTPKQQKYAEVGAEVGTSSSDVASSSAAASSLESPVRKKPERISGGGAAPGVEMGWGRWYELEELEAATGGFREPNVVGEGGYGTVYRGVLAGGEVVAVKNLFDHKGQAEQEFKVEVEAIGRVRHKHLAGLIGYCAEGPKRMLVYEFVENGNLEQWLHGDVGPVSPLTWEIRLKIAIGTAKGIAYLHEGLEPKVVHRDIKSSNILLDKKWNPKVSDFGMAKVLGSGSSYVTTRVMGTFGYVAPEYASTGMLNESSDIYSFGVLLMELISGRSPVDYNRPAGEVNLVEWFRGMVGSRRVEDLADPRIVPAPAPRVLNRVLLVCLRCIDSDAHKRPKMGQIVHMLEGDEFPFRTEHRSPRAAHRPSTNARTSLLAEKAGADDADKSTWR; encoded by the exons ATGgacgccgccggcccgccgcccgcggcctccgGCAGCGGCAGGTCCTTCCTCGGGCTGTCCACCGCCGCCGAGGCCGCGCTCGCGGGCGCCGCCGTCCTGCTCCTCGTCGTCGCGGCCGCGTCGATCGCCGCGTACCTGGCGCGCCGGCGCGGGGGCGGGCGCGGGGCCAAGCCGCAGTCCTCGCGCGTCGACCACGCGCTCTCCTCCGGCTCGCTCCTCCCGACCTCCACGCCCAAGCAGCAGAAGTACGCCGAGGTCGGGGCCGAGGTCGGCACCAGCTCCTCCGACGTGGCCAGCTCGTCCGCGGCGGCCAGCTCCCTGGAGTCGCCGGTGCGGAAGAAGCCGGAGAGGATCagcgggggcggggcggcgccgggggtggagatgggctgggggAGGTGGTACGAgctggaggagctggaggcggccACGGGCGGGTTCCGCGAGCCGAACGTGGTCGGCGAGGGAGGCTACGGCACGGTGTACCGCGGcgtgctcgccggcggcgaggtggtcGCCGTCAAGAACCTCTTCGATCACAA GGGGCAGGCCGAGCAGGAGTTCAAGGTGGAGGTTGAAGCCATCGGCAGGGTGAGGCACAAGCACCTCGCCGGCCTCATCGGCTACTGCGCGGAAGGGCCTAAACG GATGCTCGTGTACGAGTTTGTTGAGAACGGCAACTTGGAGCAGTGGCTGCACGGGGACGTCGGCCCCGTCAGCCCGCTGACATGGGAGATCCGTCTCAAGATCGCCATCGGGACAGCCAAAGG TATCGCGTACTTGCACGAGGGGCTGGAGCCCAAGGTGGTGCACCGGGACATCAAGTCCAGCAACATCCTCCTGGACAAGAAATGGAACCCCAAGGTGTCTGACTTCGGCATGGCCAAGGTCCTCGGCTCCGGCTCCAGCTACGTGACGACCCGTGTGATGGGCACGTTCGG GTACGTGGCCCCGGAGTACGCGTCGACGGGGATGCTGAACGAGAGCAGCGACATCTACAGCTTCGGCGTGCTGCTGATGGAGCTCATCTCCGGGAGGAGCCCGGTGGACTACAACCGGCCGGCGGGGGAGGTGAACCTGGTGGAGTGGTTCAGGGGGATGGTGGGGAGCCGGCGCGTGGAGGACCTGGCGGACCCGCGCATCGTGCCGGCGCCGGCGCCCAGGGTGCTCAACCGGGTGCTGCTGGTGTGCCTCCGCTGCATCGACTCCGACGCGCACAAGCGGCCCAAGATGGGCCAGATCGTGCACATGCTCGAGGGCGACGAGTTCCCCTTCCGCACG GAGCACCGATCGCCGCGGGCGGCTCACCGGCCGTCGACGAACGCGCGGACGTCGCTTCTGGCCGAGAAGGCCGGAGCCGACGACGCCGACAAATCCACGTGGAGATGA
- the LOC123085255 gene encoding uncharacterized protein At1g01500 has product MGEIPEPEVPKPTPEPSSWLSLRVFYLRLSRCEVDESMLDTLTITHAPLTSDTVLEVNGDRPRSTGNHHGHVSCPLRRDRVDAASREASFVSTATVRMAGSVRFEVRVGGGERLLVGIMEMCDVAEEKKGWVMKCQVAMQRCSGFLKGGGEEGAKSPMVEVYVASLFRGNPVVFTKAMKLRLRRTRQVKAPFMEPIPECGEHAGDDAKETPSDQKHDPQESEYRCYKPEPAMDDVDYDSLYMGSAGLEGGDSELSWFTAGVRVGVVISLGIFLGVGIGAGLLARSYQSTSRSMRRRLISGLL; this is encoded by the exons ATGGGCGAAATTCCCGAACCAGAGGTTCCCAAGCCCACGCCGGAGCCGTCGTCGTGGCTCAGCCTGAGAGTCTTCTACCTGCGGCTGAGCAGGTGCGAGGTGGACGAATCCATGCTGGACACCCTGACCATCACCCACGCCCCGCTCACCTCCGACACCGTCCTGGAGGTGAACGGCGACAGGCCAAGAAGCACCGGCAACCACCATGGCCACGTCTCGTGCCCCCTCCGCAGGGACCGCGTGGACGCCGCGTCGCGCGAGGCCTCCTTCGTCAGCACGGCGACCGTGAGGATGGCCGGGAGCGTGCGCTTCGAGGtccgcgtcggcggcggcgagaggcTCCTCGTGGGGATCATGGAGATGTGCGACGTGGCGGAGGAGAAGAAGGGGTGGGTCATGAAGTGCCAGGTCGCCATGCAGCGGTGCTCGGGGTTCCTGAAAGGCGGCGGGGAGGAGGGTGCCAAGTCGCCGATGGTCGAGGTGTACGTGGCGAGCCTGTTCCGGGGCAACCCGGTCGTGTTCACCAAGGCGATGAAGCTGCGGCTCAGGAGGACGCGCCAGGTCAAGGCGCCGTTCATGGAGCCCATCCCCGAGTGCGGCGAGCACGCCGGCGACGACGCGAAAGAAACGCCGTCTGACCAGAAGCATGATCCACAG GAATCGGAGTACAGGTGCTACAAGCCGGAGCCGGCCATGGACGACGTCGACTACGACAGCTTGTACATGGGATCGGCGGGGCTGGAAGGCGGGGACAGCGAGCTCTCGTGGTTCACGGCCGGCGTCAGAGTGGGCGTGGTCATCAGCCTGGGCATCTtcctcggcgtcggcatcggcgcTGGACTCCTGGCCCGTTCCTACCAGTCCACCTCCAGGAGTATGAGGCGGCGGCTGATCTCCGGCCTGCTCTGA